One genomic window of Cyprinus carpio isolate SPL01 chromosome A23, ASM1834038v1, whole genome shotgun sequence includes the following:
- the LOC109047920 gene encoding muscle M-line assembly protein unc-89-like isoform X8 — protein MGNEQSTQKKRQKANAEKKVQNGELNGHAVAAPDGTEPETSKEAAVDQKSEAPPAPVTNEPKPPEKEEVDSSKANGPVHVETTPEQKTTKSTDAEPPKKAAKPSGDEMSSFLGKMFKKKSEPVKPAAENNDSVDAPVKAVDLKIDMQPDKVFINTDQKEILEEVAEKIKLQLVDSIPVQPISSGLLTKHVPLESSNTNEILLAWPATQEPVAVAEKPIAEEPFKRKASELHIGHLKSEEEPLVDAKAAEDEEPKTEDAVKALKEDKELIQLVESIISEEKEQACENEPNGTKQISDDADSVSSVVKLAVDTVDAEEAVIGAEEPLLVAEEIADIVDEILHISQEQESLDAEESEEHQRNKCQETLVVTEESLPLSVEAALIAEEEIAPATSKFILAVNGSATVDEESWVIIEEPARPLNISGLLEEPAFSRSKCYSADSSQLLSRLRSACTKVLEDASCKPLSVNVCADESTIHITVELCPDEFTCLNKDPVDIKTSTEPEPKTEALEPSPVEAAEENNPSEEAEAVDKTVMNFFKTFVTPTKTSKEAKATPDASKEQSQKETPPAPSTNVQEAPKAPPPPPAPPKMESKAEPAVKKEDTSATKATAAAATKTEGSAKSKTKDSALSKLFRSKADASKTSTLEAAAKPEEPPAPKPEEKKLEKKSTFGSMFKPKASEPKKETPAAPPMAEAAPAVKAKEEVKPATPAPQVAPDNKSAESTDNASPNMPRKLRRGTPSSCSSKTWAKNAILMPECKRSLWHPRRPNKTPPLF, from the exons ATGGGAAACGAGCAGTCAACTCAGAAAAAACGGCAGaag GCAAATGCTGAGAAAAAAGTCCAAAATGGAGAGCTGAATGGACATGCAGTAGCAGCTCCAGATGGAACTGAACCTG AAACTAGCAAAGAAGCAGCAGTGGATCAAAAGAGTGAAGCCCCGCCAGCCCCTGTCACAAATGAACCAAAACCACCAGAAAAAGAGGAGGTAGACAGCAGCAAAGCGAATGGACCCGTACATGTGGAAACGACCCCTGAGCAAAAAACAACGAAATCAACAGATGCTGAACCACCCAAAAAAGCTGCAAAGCCCAGTGGAGATGAGATGTCCAGCTTCCTTGGTAAAATGTTCAAAAAGAAGAGCGAACCCGTGAAACCTGCAGCAGAAAACAACGATTCAGTTGACGCACCGGTCAAAGCGGTGGATCTAAAAATCGACATGCAGCCT GATAAAGTCTTCATTAACACAGACCAAAAGGAGATTCTTGAGGAAGTCGCGGAGAAGATCAAATTGCAATTGGTTGACTCCATTCCCGTGCAACCCATAAGTTCAGGTTTATTGACAAAGCACGTCCCACTGGAGTCTTCAAACACAAATGAGATCCTCCTAGCTTGGCCTGCTACACAAGAACCAGTAGCTGTTGCAGAAAAACCAATAGCTGAAGAGCCATTTAAAAGAAAAGCCAGTGAGTTACATATAGGACATCTGAAGTCTGAAGAGGAACCATTGGTTGATGCCAAGGCTGCAGAAGATGAAGAACCTAAGACTGAAGATGCCGTAAAGGCCTTGAAAGAAGACAAAGAACTCATACAACTTGTTGAAAGCATAATATCAGAAGAAAAGGAACAAGCATGTGAGAACGAGCCAAATGGTACCAAACAGATTAGTGATGACGCTGATAGTGTGTCTTCAGTTGTAAAATTAGCAGTTGATACCGTCGATGCTGAAGAAGCAGTCATTGGAGCTGAAGAGCCATTGCTGGTTGCTGAAGAAATTGCAGATATTGTTGATGAAATCTTGCACATCAGTCAGGAGCAAGAAAGTCTTGATGCAGAAGAGTCAGAAGAACATCAAAGGAACAAGTGCCAGGAGACTTTGGTCGTTACAGAGGAATCATTACCATTATCTGTGGAAGCAGCGCTGATTGCCGAAGAAGAAATTGCTCCTGCCACTTCTAAATTTATCTTAGCTGTTAATGGATCAGCGACTGTAGATGAGGAAAGTTGGGTGATTATTGAAGAACCAGCTCGACCGTTGAACATCTCTGGACTTTTAGAAGAACCTGCATTTAGTAGAAGTAAATGTTATTCAGCAGATTCTTCTCAATTGCTTTCCCGACTGAGGTCCGCGTGCACTAAGGTTTTAGAAGATGCTTCATGTAAGCCGCTCAGTGTCAATGTATGTGCTGATGAAAGCACTATTCACATCACAGTTGAGCTTTGTCCGGATGAGTTCACATGTCTGAATAAG GATCCAGTGGACATAAAGACAAGCACAGAGCCAGAGCCGAAGACTGAAGCTCTCGAACCCAGTCCTGTGGAAGCTGCGGAAGAAAATAACCCGTCAGAGGAGGCCGAAGCAGTAGACAAGACAGTTATgaactttttcaaaacattt GTCACTCCGACCAAAACAAGCAAAGAAGCCAAAGCCACTCCTGATGCTTCAAAAGAACAG TCACAGAAAGAGACCCCACCAGCACCATCAACAAAT GTACAGGAAGCACCCAAGGCACCTCCTCCTCCCCCAGCGCCACCTAAGATGGAAAGCAAAGCAGAGCCGGCGGTAAAGAAAGAGGACACGTCTGCAACAAAAGCAACGGCAGCAGCTGCAACAAAAACAGAGGGATCTGCCAAGAGCAAAACTAAAGACAGTGCATTAAGCAAACTCTTCCGTTCAAAG GCCGACGCGTCTAAGACCAGCACTCTTGAGGCCGCCGCCAAACCTGAAGAACCTCCAGCACCAAAACCAGAGGAGAAGAAACTCGAGAAGAAATCCACTTTTGGAAGCATGTTCAAACCCAAG GCATCAGAGCCCAAGAAGGAGACTCCAGCTGCTCCTCCCATGGCAGAAGCCGCTCCAGCCGTGAAGGCCAAAGAGGAGGTGAAACCCGCCACTCCCGCACCGCAAGTGGCCCCGGACAACAAATCAGCTGAAAGCACAGATAACGCCTCCCCAAACATGCCCCGCAAGCTAAGAAGAGGAACTCCCTCCAGCTGTTCTTCAAAAACCTG GGCCAAAAACGCCATTCTGATGCCGGAGTGCAAACGGAGCCTGTGGCACCCGAGAAGGCCAAATAAAACCCCACCTTTGTTTTGA
- the LOC109047920 gene encoding tropomyosin-1, isoforms 33/34-like isoform X1 yields the protein MGNEQSTQKKRQKANAEKKVQNGELNGHAVAAPDGTEPETSKEAAVDQKSEAPPAPVTNEPKPPEKEEVDSSKANGPVHVETTPEQKTTKSTDAEPPKKAAKPSGDEMSSFLGKMFKKKSEPVKPAAENNDSVDAPVKAVDLKIDMQPDKVFINTDQKEILEEVAEKIKLQLVDSIPVQPISSGLLTKHVPLESSNTNEILLAWPATQEPVAVAEKPIAEEPFKRKASELHIGHLKSEEEPLVDAKAAEDEEPKTEDAVKALKEDKELIQLVESIISEEKEQACENEPNGTKQISDDADSVSSVVKLAVDTVDAEEAVIGAEEPLLVAEEIADIVDEILHISQEQESLDAEESEEHQRNKCQETLVVTEESLPLSVEAALIAEEEIAPATSKFILAVNGSATVDEESWVIIEEPARPLNISGLLEEPAFSRSKCYSADSSQLLSRLRSACTKVLEDASCKPLSVNVCADESTIHITVELCPDEFTCLNKDPVDIKTSTEPEPKTEALEPSPVEAAEENNPSEEAEAVDKTVMNFFKTFVTPTKTSKEAKATPDASKEQSQKETPPAPSTNVQEAPKAPPPPPAPPKMESKAEPAVKKEDTSATKATAAAATKTEGSAKSKTKDSALSKLFRSKPVVVEEKKPVEVQADASKTSTLEAAAKPEEPPAPKPEEKKLEKKSTFGSMFKPKVLLGQVSSRIQAAASSAAASISRMSAAAASEPKKETPAAPPMAEAAPAVKAKEEVKPATPAPQVAPDNKSAESTDNASPNMPRKLRRGTPSSCSSKTWAKNAILMPECKRSLWHPRRPNKTPPLF from the exons ATGGGAAACGAGCAGTCAACTCAGAAAAAACGGCAGaag GCAAATGCTGAGAAAAAAGTCCAAAATGGAGAGCTGAATGGACATGCAGTAGCAGCTCCAGATGGAACTGAACCTG AAACTAGCAAAGAAGCAGCAGTGGATCAAAAGAGTGAAGCCCCGCCAGCCCCTGTCACAAATGAACCAAAACCACCAGAAAAAGAGGAGGTAGACAGCAGCAAAGCGAATGGACCCGTACATGTGGAAACGACCCCTGAGCAAAAAACAACGAAATCAACAGATGCTGAACCACCCAAAAAAGCTGCAAAGCCCAGTGGAGATGAGATGTCCAGCTTCCTTGGTAAAATGTTCAAAAAGAAGAGCGAACCCGTGAAACCTGCAGCAGAAAACAACGATTCAGTTGACGCACCGGTCAAAGCGGTGGATCTAAAAATCGACATGCAGCCT GATAAAGTCTTCATTAACACAGACCAAAAGGAGATTCTTGAGGAAGTCGCGGAGAAGATCAAATTGCAATTGGTTGACTCCATTCCCGTGCAACCCATAAGTTCAGGTTTATTGACAAAGCACGTCCCACTGGAGTCTTCAAACACAAATGAGATCCTCCTAGCTTGGCCTGCTACACAAGAACCAGTAGCTGTTGCAGAAAAACCAATAGCTGAAGAGCCATTTAAAAGAAAAGCCAGTGAGTTACATATAGGACATCTGAAGTCTGAAGAGGAACCATTGGTTGATGCCAAGGCTGCAGAAGATGAAGAACCTAAGACTGAAGATGCCGTAAAGGCCTTGAAAGAAGACAAAGAACTCATACAACTTGTTGAAAGCATAATATCAGAAGAAAAGGAACAAGCATGTGAGAACGAGCCAAATGGTACCAAACAGATTAGTGATGACGCTGATAGTGTGTCTTCAGTTGTAAAATTAGCAGTTGATACCGTCGATGCTGAAGAAGCAGTCATTGGAGCTGAAGAGCCATTGCTGGTTGCTGAAGAAATTGCAGATATTGTTGATGAAATCTTGCACATCAGTCAGGAGCAAGAAAGTCTTGATGCAGAAGAGTCAGAAGAACATCAAAGGAACAAGTGCCAGGAGACTTTGGTCGTTACAGAGGAATCATTACCATTATCTGTGGAAGCAGCGCTGATTGCCGAAGAAGAAATTGCTCCTGCCACTTCTAAATTTATCTTAGCTGTTAATGGATCAGCGACTGTAGATGAGGAAAGTTGGGTGATTATTGAAGAACCAGCTCGACCGTTGAACATCTCTGGACTTTTAGAAGAACCTGCATTTAGTAGAAGTAAATGTTATTCAGCAGATTCTTCTCAATTGCTTTCCCGACTGAGGTCCGCGTGCACTAAGGTTTTAGAAGATGCTTCATGTAAGCCGCTCAGTGTCAATGTATGTGCTGATGAAAGCACTATTCACATCACAGTTGAGCTTTGTCCGGATGAGTTCACATGTCTGAATAAG GATCCAGTGGACATAAAGACAAGCACAGAGCCAGAGCCGAAGACTGAAGCTCTCGAACCCAGTCCTGTGGAAGCTGCGGAAGAAAATAACCCGTCAGAGGAGGCCGAAGCAGTAGACAAGACAGTTATgaactttttcaaaacattt GTCACTCCGACCAAAACAAGCAAAGAAGCCAAAGCCACTCCTGATGCTTCAAAAGAACAG TCACAGAAAGAGACCCCACCAGCACCATCAACAAAT GTACAGGAAGCACCCAAGGCACCTCCTCCTCCCCCAGCGCCACCTAAGATGGAAAGCAAAGCAGAGCCGGCGGTAAAGAAAGAGGACACGTCTGCAACAAAAGCAACGGCAGCAGCTGCAACAAAAACAGAGGGATCTGCCAAGAGCAAAACTAAAGACAGTGCATTAAGCAAACTCTTCCGTTCAAAG CCTGTTGTGGTGGAAGAGAAAAAGCCGGTTGAGGTGCAG GCCGACGCGTCTAAGACCAGCACTCTTGAGGCCGCCGCCAAACCTGAAGAACCTCCAGCACCAAAACCAGAGGAGAAGAAACTCGAGAAGAAATCCACTTTTGGAAGCATGTTCAAACCCAAG GTACTGCTCGGCCAGGTGAGCAGCAGGATCCAGGCAGCGGCGTCCAGCGCTGCCGCCAGCATCTCCCGCATGTCTGCTGCAGCG GCATCAGAGCCCAAGAAGGAGACTCCAGCTGCTCCTCCCATGGCAGAAGCCGCTCCAGCCGTGAAGGCCAAAGAGGAGGTGAAACCCGCCACTCCCGCACCGCAAGTGGCCCCGGACAACAAATCAGCTGAAAGCACAGATAACGCCTCCCCAAACATGCCCCGCAAGCTAAGAAGAGGAACTCCCTCCAGCTGTTCTTCAAAAACCTG GGCCAAAAACGCCATTCTGATGCCGGAGTGCAAACGGAGCCTGTGGCACCCGAGAAGGCCAAATAAAACCCCACCTTTGTTTTGA
- the LOC109047920 gene encoding fibrous sheath CABYR-binding protein-like isoform X7, whose translation MGNEQSTQKKRQKANAEKKVQNGELNGHAVAAPDGTEPETSKEAAVDQKSEAPPAPVTNEPKPPEKEEVDSSKANGPVHVETTPEQKTTKSTDAEPPKKAAKPSGDEMSSFLGKMFKKKSEPVKPAAENNDSVDAPVKAVDLKIDMQPDKVFINTDQKEILEEVAEKIKLQLVDSIPVQPISSGLLTKHVPLESSNTNEILLAWPATQEPVAVAEKPIAEEPFKRKASELHIGHLKSEEEPLVDAKAAEDEEPKTEDAVKALKEDKELIQLVESIISEEKEQACENEPNGTKQISDDADSVSSVVKLAVDTVDAEEAVIGAEEPLLVAEEIADIVDEILHISQEQESLDAEESEEHQRNKCQETLVVTEESLPLSVEAALIAEEEIAPATSKFILAVNGSATVDEESWVIIEEPARPLNISGLLEEPAFSRSKCYSADSSQLLSRLRSACTKVLEDASCKPLSVNVCADESTIHITVELCPDEFTCLNKDPVDIKTSTEPEPKTEALEPSPVEAAEENNPSEEAEAVDKTVMNFFKTFVTPTKTSKEAKATPDASKEQSQKETPPAPSTNVQEAPKAPPPPPAPPKMESKAEPAVKKEDTSATKATAAAATKTEGSAKSKTKDSALSKLFRSKPVVVEEKKPVEVQADASKTSTLEAAAKPEEPPAPKPEEKKLEKKSTFGSMFKPKASEPKKETPAAPPMAEAAPAVKAKEEVKPATPAPQVAPDNKSAESTDNASPNMPRKLRRGTPSSCSSKTWAKNAILMPECKRSLWHPRRPNKTPPLF comes from the exons ATGGGAAACGAGCAGTCAACTCAGAAAAAACGGCAGaag GCAAATGCTGAGAAAAAAGTCCAAAATGGAGAGCTGAATGGACATGCAGTAGCAGCTCCAGATGGAACTGAACCTG AAACTAGCAAAGAAGCAGCAGTGGATCAAAAGAGTGAAGCCCCGCCAGCCCCTGTCACAAATGAACCAAAACCACCAGAAAAAGAGGAGGTAGACAGCAGCAAAGCGAATGGACCCGTACATGTGGAAACGACCCCTGAGCAAAAAACAACGAAATCAACAGATGCTGAACCACCCAAAAAAGCTGCAAAGCCCAGTGGAGATGAGATGTCCAGCTTCCTTGGTAAAATGTTCAAAAAGAAGAGCGAACCCGTGAAACCTGCAGCAGAAAACAACGATTCAGTTGACGCACCGGTCAAAGCGGTGGATCTAAAAATCGACATGCAGCCT GATAAAGTCTTCATTAACACAGACCAAAAGGAGATTCTTGAGGAAGTCGCGGAGAAGATCAAATTGCAATTGGTTGACTCCATTCCCGTGCAACCCATAAGTTCAGGTTTATTGACAAAGCACGTCCCACTGGAGTCTTCAAACACAAATGAGATCCTCCTAGCTTGGCCTGCTACACAAGAACCAGTAGCTGTTGCAGAAAAACCAATAGCTGAAGAGCCATTTAAAAGAAAAGCCAGTGAGTTACATATAGGACATCTGAAGTCTGAAGAGGAACCATTGGTTGATGCCAAGGCTGCAGAAGATGAAGAACCTAAGACTGAAGATGCCGTAAAGGCCTTGAAAGAAGACAAAGAACTCATACAACTTGTTGAAAGCATAATATCAGAAGAAAAGGAACAAGCATGTGAGAACGAGCCAAATGGTACCAAACAGATTAGTGATGACGCTGATAGTGTGTCTTCAGTTGTAAAATTAGCAGTTGATACCGTCGATGCTGAAGAAGCAGTCATTGGAGCTGAAGAGCCATTGCTGGTTGCTGAAGAAATTGCAGATATTGTTGATGAAATCTTGCACATCAGTCAGGAGCAAGAAAGTCTTGATGCAGAAGAGTCAGAAGAACATCAAAGGAACAAGTGCCAGGAGACTTTGGTCGTTACAGAGGAATCATTACCATTATCTGTGGAAGCAGCGCTGATTGCCGAAGAAGAAATTGCTCCTGCCACTTCTAAATTTATCTTAGCTGTTAATGGATCAGCGACTGTAGATGAGGAAAGTTGGGTGATTATTGAAGAACCAGCTCGACCGTTGAACATCTCTGGACTTTTAGAAGAACCTGCATTTAGTAGAAGTAAATGTTATTCAGCAGATTCTTCTCAATTGCTTTCCCGACTGAGGTCCGCGTGCACTAAGGTTTTAGAAGATGCTTCATGTAAGCCGCTCAGTGTCAATGTATGTGCTGATGAAAGCACTATTCACATCACAGTTGAGCTTTGTCCGGATGAGTTCACATGTCTGAATAAG GATCCAGTGGACATAAAGACAAGCACAGAGCCAGAGCCGAAGACTGAAGCTCTCGAACCCAGTCCTGTGGAAGCTGCGGAAGAAAATAACCCGTCAGAGGAGGCCGAAGCAGTAGACAAGACAGTTATgaactttttcaaaacattt GTCACTCCGACCAAAACAAGCAAAGAAGCCAAAGCCACTCCTGATGCTTCAAAAGAACAG TCACAGAAAGAGACCCCACCAGCACCATCAACAAAT GTACAGGAAGCACCCAAGGCACCTCCTCCTCCCCCAGCGCCACCTAAGATGGAAAGCAAAGCAGAGCCGGCGGTAAAGAAAGAGGACACGTCTGCAACAAAAGCAACGGCAGCAGCTGCAACAAAAACAGAGGGATCTGCCAAGAGCAAAACTAAAGACAGTGCATTAAGCAAACTCTTCCGTTCAAAG CCTGTTGTGGTGGAAGAGAAAAAGCCGGTTGAGGTGCAG GCCGACGCGTCTAAGACCAGCACTCTTGAGGCCGCCGCCAAACCTGAAGAACCTCCAGCACCAAAACCAGAGGAGAAGAAACTCGAGAAGAAATCCACTTTTGGAAGCATGTTCAAACCCAAG GCATCAGAGCCCAAGAAGGAGACTCCAGCTGCTCCTCCCATGGCAGAAGCCGCTCCAGCCGTGAAGGCCAAAGAGGAGGTGAAACCCGCCACTCCCGCACCGCAAGTGGCCCCGGACAACAAATCAGCTGAAAGCACAGATAACGCCTCCCCAAACATGCCCCGCAAGCTAAGAAGAGGAACTCCCTCCAGCTGTTCTTCAAAAACCTG GGCCAAAAACGCCATTCTGATGCCGGAGTGCAAACGGAGCCTGTGGCACCCGAGAAGGCCAAATAAAACCCCACCTTTGTTTTGA
- the LOC109047920 gene encoding flocculation protein FLO11-like isoform X2 → MGNEQSTQKKRQKANAEKKVQNGELNGHAVAAPDGTEPETSKEAAVDQKSEAPPAPVTNEPKPPEKEEVDSSKANGPVHVETTPEQKTTKSTDAEPPKKAAKPSGDEMSSFLGKMFKKKSEPVKPAAENNDSVDAPVKAVDLKIDMQPDKVFINTDQKEILEEVAEKIKLQLVDSIPVQPISSGLLTKHVPLESSNTNEILLAWPATQEPVAVAEKPIAEEPFKRKASELHIGHLKSEEEPLVDAKAAEDEEPKTEDAVKALKEDKELIQLVESIISEEKEQACENEPNGTKQISDDADSVSSVVKLAVDTVDAEEAVIGAEEPLLVAEEIADIVDEILHISQEQESLDAEESEEHQRNKCQETLVVTEESLPLSVEAALIAEEEIAPATSKFILAVNGSATVDEESWVIIEEPARPLNISGLLEEPAFSRSKCYSADSSQLLSRLRSACTKVLEDASCKPLSVNVCADESTIHITVELCPDEFTCLNKDPVDIKTSTEPEPKTEALEPSPVEAAEENNPSEEAEAVDKTVMNFFKTFVTPTKTSKEAKATPDASKEQSQKETPPAPSTNEAPKAPPPPPAPPKMESKAEPAVKKEDTSATKATAAAATKTEGSAKSKTKDSALSKLFRSKPVVVEEKKPVEVQADASKTSTLEAAAKPEEPPAPKPEEKKLEKKSTFGSMFKPKVLLGQVSSRIQAAASSAAASISRMSAAAASEPKKETPAAPPMAEAAPAVKAKEEVKPATPAPQVAPDNKSAESTDNASPNMPRKLRRGTPSSCSSKTWAKNAILMPECKRSLWHPRRPNKTPPLF, encoded by the exons ATGGGAAACGAGCAGTCAACTCAGAAAAAACGGCAGaag GCAAATGCTGAGAAAAAAGTCCAAAATGGAGAGCTGAATGGACATGCAGTAGCAGCTCCAGATGGAACTGAACCTG AAACTAGCAAAGAAGCAGCAGTGGATCAAAAGAGTGAAGCCCCGCCAGCCCCTGTCACAAATGAACCAAAACCACCAGAAAAAGAGGAGGTAGACAGCAGCAAAGCGAATGGACCCGTACATGTGGAAACGACCCCTGAGCAAAAAACAACGAAATCAACAGATGCTGAACCACCCAAAAAAGCTGCAAAGCCCAGTGGAGATGAGATGTCCAGCTTCCTTGGTAAAATGTTCAAAAAGAAGAGCGAACCCGTGAAACCTGCAGCAGAAAACAACGATTCAGTTGACGCACCGGTCAAAGCGGTGGATCTAAAAATCGACATGCAGCCT GATAAAGTCTTCATTAACACAGACCAAAAGGAGATTCTTGAGGAAGTCGCGGAGAAGATCAAATTGCAATTGGTTGACTCCATTCCCGTGCAACCCATAAGTTCAGGTTTATTGACAAAGCACGTCCCACTGGAGTCTTCAAACACAAATGAGATCCTCCTAGCTTGGCCTGCTACACAAGAACCAGTAGCTGTTGCAGAAAAACCAATAGCTGAAGAGCCATTTAAAAGAAAAGCCAGTGAGTTACATATAGGACATCTGAAGTCTGAAGAGGAACCATTGGTTGATGCCAAGGCTGCAGAAGATGAAGAACCTAAGACTGAAGATGCCGTAAAGGCCTTGAAAGAAGACAAAGAACTCATACAACTTGTTGAAAGCATAATATCAGAAGAAAAGGAACAAGCATGTGAGAACGAGCCAAATGGTACCAAACAGATTAGTGATGACGCTGATAGTGTGTCTTCAGTTGTAAAATTAGCAGTTGATACCGTCGATGCTGAAGAAGCAGTCATTGGAGCTGAAGAGCCATTGCTGGTTGCTGAAGAAATTGCAGATATTGTTGATGAAATCTTGCACATCAGTCAGGAGCAAGAAAGTCTTGATGCAGAAGAGTCAGAAGAACATCAAAGGAACAAGTGCCAGGAGACTTTGGTCGTTACAGAGGAATCATTACCATTATCTGTGGAAGCAGCGCTGATTGCCGAAGAAGAAATTGCTCCTGCCACTTCTAAATTTATCTTAGCTGTTAATGGATCAGCGACTGTAGATGAGGAAAGTTGGGTGATTATTGAAGAACCAGCTCGACCGTTGAACATCTCTGGACTTTTAGAAGAACCTGCATTTAGTAGAAGTAAATGTTATTCAGCAGATTCTTCTCAATTGCTTTCCCGACTGAGGTCCGCGTGCACTAAGGTTTTAGAAGATGCTTCATGTAAGCCGCTCAGTGTCAATGTATGTGCTGATGAAAGCACTATTCACATCACAGTTGAGCTTTGTCCGGATGAGTTCACATGTCTGAATAAG GATCCAGTGGACATAAAGACAAGCACAGAGCCAGAGCCGAAGACTGAAGCTCTCGAACCCAGTCCTGTGGAAGCTGCGGAAGAAAATAACCCGTCAGAGGAGGCCGAAGCAGTAGACAAGACAGTTATgaactttttcaaaacattt GTCACTCCGACCAAAACAAGCAAAGAAGCCAAAGCCACTCCTGATGCTTCAAAAGAACAG TCACAGAAAGAGACCCCACCAGCACCATCAACAAAT GAAGCACCCAAGGCACCTCCTCCTCCCCCAGCGCCACCTAAGATGGAAAGCAAAGCAGAGCCGGCGGTAAAGAAAGAGGACACGTCTGCAACAAAAGCAACGGCAGCAGCTGCAACAAAAACAGAGGGATCTGCCAAGAGCAAAACTAAAGACAGTGCATTAAGCAAACTCTTCCGTTCAAAG CCTGTTGTGGTGGAAGAGAAAAAGCCGGTTGAGGTGCAG GCCGACGCGTCTAAGACCAGCACTCTTGAGGCCGCCGCCAAACCTGAAGAACCTCCAGCACCAAAACCAGAGGAGAAGAAACTCGAGAAGAAATCCACTTTTGGAAGCATGTTCAAACCCAAG GTACTGCTCGGCCAGGTGAGCAGCAGGATCCAGGCAGCGGCGTCCAGCGCTGCCGCCAGCATCTCCCGCATGTCTGCTGCAGCG GCATCAGAGCCCAAGAAGGAGACTCCAGCTGCTCCTCCCATGGCAGAAGCCGCTCCAGCCGTGAAGGCCAAAGAGGAGGTGAAACCCGCCACTCCCGCACCGCAAGTGGCCCCGGACAACAAATCAGCTGAAAGCACAGATAACGCCTCCCCAAACATGCCCCGCAAGCTAAGAAGAGGAACTCCCTCCAGCTGTTCTTCAAAAACCTG GGCCAAAAACGCCATTCTGATGCCGGAGTGCAAACGGAGCCTGTGGCACCCGAGAAGGCCAAATAAAACCCCACCTTTGTTTTGA